In the genome of Gammaproteobacteria bacterium, the window CAGCCGCTCGCGGGCGAGTTCCTCGATGCGACCATGGGTCGCCCAGGTACTCTGCTCCAGCTGCAGCTGCCCCCATTCGATATCCATTTTGTCGCGTGTCGCCTCCAGGCCCTGCAGCGTGATGAAGAGCTTGCGGCTCTGGTACTTCGCGTAGACCACGCCCAGCGCAGACAGCACCACGGCCAGTACCAGCAGCGGCAGGAGAATGCCGACACCCTTCACGTCAGTCTCTCCGCCACACGCAGCACGGCACTGCGCGCCCGTGGGTTGGCTATCAATTCCTGTGCGCCGGGCTGGATCGCCTTGCCCACCAGGCGCAGACGCCCCGGTGCGGGCCCGCCCATGACCGGCAGATCGGGCGGTAACATTTCGCCGCGGCTCTCGCGGCGCATGAAGCGCTTGACGATGCGGTCTTC includes:
- the ftsL gene encoding cell division protein FtsL — protein: MKGVGILLPLLVLAVVLSALGVVYAKYQSRKLFITLQGLEATRDKMDIEWGQLQLEQSTWATHGRIEELARERLKMTTPAPGAVVIVRP